Proteins encoded within one genomic window of Sphingomonas sp. NBWT7:
- a CDS encoding UPF0262 family protein, with translation MADPRIIDIELDERTILWRSADIEQERRIAIFDLIEGNHFAPQKQHPDGYAGPYRLALSVEEGRLAMQIKREDGSPLEAHILGMGRFRRPIRDYFAICDSYFQAIRQATPQQIETVDMARRGIHNEAAELLRERLAGKIEVDFDTARRLFTLICVLHIKG, from the coding sequence ATGGCCGATCCGCGGATCATCGACATCGAACTGGACGAACGCACGATCCTGTGGCGCTCGGCCGATATCGAGCAGGAACGGCGGATCGCGATCTTCGATCTTATCGAGGGCAATCACTTCGCCCCGCAGAAGCAGCACCCCGACGGCTATGCCGGGCCGTACCGGTTGGCGCTGTCGGTCGAGGAAGGGCGGCTGGCAATGCAGATCAAGCGCGAGGACGGCTCGCCGCTCGAAGCGCATATTCTTGGTATGGGGCGTTTCCGCCGGCCAATCCGCGACTATTTCGCAATCTGCGACAGCTACTTCCAAGCAATACGTCAGGCAACGCCGCAGCAGATCGAGACGGTCGACATGGCGCGGCGCGGGATTCACAATGAGGCGGCCGAGCTGCTGCGCGAGCGGCTGGCGGGCAAGATAGAGGTCGATTTCGACACCGCGCGGCGGCTGTTCACGCTGATCTGCGTGCTGCACATCAAGGGCTGA
- a CDS encoding GH25 family lysozyme, producing MYGIGRFVLIVLALAVLGVAGWQYAARWRPSTETYPVQGVDVSEANGAIEWPVVAGGGADFAYAVATDGAVQRDRQFETNWQGIAAAGMRRGAVHVWSMCQPAIDQANAFNTVVPRDDRALPAAIDIDTVEGCDTQPERQQLVDAIRQAASMIEAHTGTPVMLRVSRTVERRYDLASAIPRPLWAQGNFFAPDYASRPWRMWRASDRRRIDGVNGTINWDVAAQ from the coding sequence ATGTACGGGATTGGCCGCTTCGTCCTGATCGTGCTCGCGCTGGCGGTGCTTGGCGTTGCGGGGTGGCAATATGCCGCGCGTTGGCGGCCCTCAACCGAAACCTATCCGGTGCAGGGCGTCGACGTGAGCGAGGCGAACGGCGCGATCGAGTGGCCGGTCGTGGCGGGCGGCGGCGCCGATTTCGCCTATGCTGTCGCGACCGACGGCGCGGTGCAACGCGACCGGCAGTTCGAGACGAACTGGCAAGGCATCGCCGCCGCGGGCATGCGACGCGGGGCGGTTCACGTCTGGTCGATGTGCCAACCGGCAATCGATCAGGCGAATGCGTTCAACACCGTCGTACCGCGCGACGACCGCGCACTGCCTGCTGCGATCGACATCGACACCGTCGAGGGATGCGACACCCAGCCCGAGCGTCAGCAGCTCGTCGACGCCATCCGGCAGGCGGCGAGCATGATCGAGGCGCATACCGGCACGCCGGTGATGCTGCGCGTCTCGCGCACGGTCGAACGGCGATACGATTTGGCAAGTGCGATCCCGCGTCCGTTGTGGGCACAGGGTAATTTCTTCGCGCCCGACTATGCCTCGCGCCCGTGGCGCATGTGGCGCGCGAGCGACCGGCGGCGGATCGACGGGGTGAACGGAACGATCAATTGGGACGTGGCGGCGCAATGA
- a CDS encoding SDR family oxidoreductase: MAGRYAGKHVFVAGASSGINLGIAHAFAAEGAKVTVLSRSADKIEAAAAGLHDAGAEAIGIACDVRDYPGLEAAYAEATGKFGPIDVLISGAAGNFLAPAVKLSANAFKTVVDIDLLGTFNVFRASYDHLVRPGASLIAITAGQAVHPSSFQIHACAAKAGVNMVTKCLALEWGPAGIRVNGISPGPIGDTEGMKRLGGDPAREQQIKGRLALRDYGTKADVAEAALWLSSPEAKYVTGAILNVDGGSDLGDASANALG, from the coding sequence ATGGCCGGTCGGTATGCAGGCAAACATGTGTTCGTCGCGGGGGCGTCGAGCGGGATCAATCTGGGCATCGCGCACGCCTTTGCCGCCGAAGGCGCCAAGGTAACCGTGCTGAGCCGCAGCGCTGACAAGATCGAGGCGGCGGCTGCCGGGCTGCACGACGCGGGTGCGGAGGCGATCGGCATCGCGTGCGACGTGCGCGACTATCCGGGGCTGGAGGCGGCCTATGCCGAGGCCACGGGTAAGTTCGGACCGATCGACGTCTTGATATCGGGCGCGGCGGGCAATTTCCTCGCACCCGCGGTCAAGCTGTCGGCGAACGCGTTCAAGACCGTCGTCGATATCGACCTGCTCGGCACGTTCAACGTGTTCCGCGCGAGCTACGATCACTTGGTGAGGCCCGGCGCGTCGCTGATCGCGATCACCGCCGGTCAGGCGGTCCATCCGTCGTCGTTCCAGATCCATGCCTGCGCCGCCAAGGCCGGCGTCAACATGGTAACGAAGTGTCTCGCGCTCGAATGGGGCCCGGCCGGCATCCGCGTCAACGGCATCTCGCCCGGCCCGATCGGTGATACCGAAGGCATGAAGCGTCTCGGCGGCGATCCGGCGCGCGAGCAGCAGATCAAGGGCCGCCTCGCGCTGCGCGACTATGGCACCAAGGCCGACGTGGCAGAGGCAGCGCTGTGGCTGTCGAGCCCTGAGGCGAAATACGTCACCGGCGCGATCCTCAACGTCGACGGTGGCAGCGACTTGGGCGACGCGAGCGCCAACGCGCTCGGCTGA
- a CDS encoding LuxR C-terminal-related transcriptional regulator gives MRKAGWSPHAKVLTLSVSTVRFHLRNAAEKLGATTRARMIQIATGHGFLGPDA, from the coding sequence ATGCGCAAGGCTGGGTGGTCGCCACACGCGAAGGTCCTGACGCTGTCGGTATCGACGGTGCGCTTCCACCTGCGCAACGCCGCCGAGAAACTGGGGGCGACGACGCGCGCGCGGATGATCCAGATCGCCACCGGGCACGGCTTCCTCGGCCCCGATGCGTAA
- a CDS encoding cytidine deaminase: MNDIVDHGDEAARLIAAARAAAEHAHAPYSNFGVGAAVLLADDTIVPGANFENASYGLSLCAETVAIATASASGRLGDVVAIGVVGGMIRSGAITGADVVRPCGRCRQVINEAAQIGGRDVRVYCAGAQGDAIAHYRLSDLLPDAFGPADLGIGVNRPA; encoded by the coding sequence ATGAACGATATCGTGGACCATGGTGACGAGGCGGCGCGGCTGATCGCAGCGGCGCGCGCGGCGGCGGAACATGCGCACGCCCCCTATTCCAATTTCGGCGTCGGCGCGGCGGTGCTGCTGGCGGACGACACGATCGTGCCGGGCGCCAACTTCGAGAATGCGAGCTACGGCCTGTCGCTGTGCGCGGAGACGGTAGCGATCGCGACGGCGAGCGCGAGCGGGCGGCTGGGCGACGTCGTCGCGATCGGCGTCGTCGGCGGGATGATCCGATCGGGCGCGATCACCGGCGCGGATGTCGTCCGGCCCTGCGGCCGCTGCCGTCAGGTGATCAACGAAGCCGCGCAGATCGGCGGACGTGACGTTCGCGTCTATTGCGCCGGCGCGCAGGGCGATGCGATCGCGCACTATCGCCTGTCCGATCTACTGCCGGACGCCTTCGGGCCGGCGGATCTGGGGATCGGCGTCAACCGCCCCGCCTGA